In Ascaphus truei isolate aAscTru1 chromosome 21, aAscTru1.hap1, whole genome shotgun sequence, one DNA window encodes the following:
- the CCNQ gene encoding cyclin-Q isoform X3, translating to MDMETNSAMRADTDKGVKTHFKVTRFIMEAGVKLGMQSIPIATACTVYHKFFHETSLDGYDPYLVAMSAIYLAGKVEEQHLRTRDIINVCHRYLNPGTEPLEVDSRFWELRDSIVHCELLMLRILNFQVSFQHPHKYLLHYLISLKNWMNRHSWDRTPIATASWALLRDSYHGDLCLRYEAQHIAVAILYFALQCYGVEVPGNVEAENQWWQMS from the exons ATGGACATGGAGACCAATAGTGCAATGAGGGCGGATACAGACAAGGGAGTGAAAACCCACTTTAAAGTCACCAGATTTATCATGGAAGCGG GTGTTAAGCTGGGGATGCAGTCCATACCAATTGCAACAGCATGTACCGTTTACCACAAGTTTTTCCATGAGACCAGCCTGGATGGTTATGATCCCTACCTGGTAGCCATGTCTGCAATTTACCTGGCTGGCAAAGTAGAGGAGCAGCACCTGAGGACACGGGATATCATTAATGTGTGCCACCG GTACCTAAATCCAGGAACTGAACCCCTTGAAGTAGACTCACGGTTTTGGGAACTAAGAGACAGCATTGTGCACTGTGAATTATTGATGCTTAGGATTTTGAATTTCCAAGTCTCTTTTCAGCACCCGCACAAA TATCTACTGCATTACCTTATTTCTTTAAAAAACTGGATGAATCGGCACAGCTGGGACCGTACTCCTATTGCTACTGCTTCCTGGGCGCTCCTCAGGGACAGCTACCATGGGGACCTGTGCCTTCGGTACGAGGCACAGCACATTGCTGTGGCAATACTGTATTTTGCCCTGCAATGTTACGGAGTGGAGGTGCCCGGCAATGTCGAAGCGGAGAATCAGTGGTGGCAG
- the CCNQ gene encoding cyclin-Q isoform X1 produces MDMETNSAMRADTDKGVKTHFKVTRFIMEAGVKLGMQSIPIATACTVYHKFFHETSLDGYDPYLVAMSAIYLAGKVEEQHLRTRDIINVCHRYLNPGTEPLEVDSRFWELRDSIVHCELLMLRILNFQVSFQHPHKYLLHYLISLKNWMNRHSWDRTPIATASWALLRDSYHGDLCLRYEAQHIAVAILYFALQCYGVEVPGNVEAENQWWQVFSEDITKLIINNIISELIHIYTVDTEIA; encoded by the exons ATGGACATGGAGACCAATAGTGCAATGAGGGCGGATACAGACAAGGGAGTGAAAACCCACTTTAAAGTCACCAGATTTATCATGGAAGCGG GTGTTAAGCTGGGGATGCAGTCCATACCAATTGCAACAGCATGTACCGTTTACCACAAGTTTTTCCATGAGACCAGCCTGGATGGTTATGATCCCTACCTGGTAGCCATGTCTGCAATTTACCTGGCTGGCAAAGTAGAGGAGCAGCACCTGAGGACACGGGATATCATTAATGTGTGCCACCG GTACCTAAATCCAGGAACTGAACCCCTTGAAGTAGACTCACGGTTTTGGGAACTAAGAGACAGCATTGTGCACTGTGAATTATTGATGCTTAGGATTTTGAATTTCCAAGTCTCTTTTCAGCACCCGCACAAA TATCTACTGCATTACCTTATTTCTTTAAAAAACTGGATGAATCGGCACAGCTGGGACCGTACTCCTATTGCTACTGCTTCCTGGGCGCTCCTCAGGGACAGCTACCATGGGGACCTGTGCCTTCGGTACGAGGCACAGCACATTGCTGTGGCAATACTGTATTTTGCCCTGCAATGTTACGGAGTGGAGGTGCCCGGCAATGTCGAAGCGGAGAATCAGTGGTGGCAG GTTTTTAGCGAAGATATTACAAAACTAATAATCAACAACATCATCTCTGAGCTGATACACATTTACACTGTGGATACGGAAATAGCCTGA
- the CCNQ gene encoding cyclin-Q isoform X2, translating into MDMETNSAMRADTDKGVKTHFKVTRFIMEAGVKLGMQSIPIATACTVYHKFFHETSLDGYDPYLVAMSAIYLAGKVEEQHLRTRDIINVCHRYLNPGTEPLEVDSRFWELRDSIVHCELLMLRILNFQVSFQHPHKYLLHYLISLKNWMNRHSWDRTPIATASWALLRDSYHGDLCLRYEAQHIAVAILYFALQCYGVEVPGNVEAENQWWQGCYTKHTV; encoded by the exons ATGGACATGGAGACCAATAGTGCAATGAGGGCGGATACAGACAAGGGAGTGAAAACCCACTTTAAAGTCACCAGATTTATCATGGAAGCGG GTGTTAAGCTGGGGATGCAGTCCATACCAATTGCAACAGCATGTACCGTTTACCACAAGTTTTTCCATGAGACCAGCCTGGATGGTTATGATCCCTACCTGGTAGCCATGTCTGCAATTTACCTGGCTGGCAAAGTAGAGGAGCAGCACCTGAGGACACGGGATATCATTAATGTGTGCCACCG GTACCTAAATCCAGGAACTGAACCCCTTGAAGTAGACTCACGGTTTTGGGAACTAAGAGACAGCATTGTGCACTGTGAATTATTGATGCTTAGGATTTTGAATTTCCAAGTCTCTTTTCAGCACCCGCACAAA TATCTACTGCATTACCTTATTTCTTTAAAAAACTGGATGAATCGGCACAGCTGGGACCGTACTCCTATTGCTACTGCTTCCTGGGCGCTCCTCAGGGACAGCTACCATGGGGACCTGTGCCTTCGGTACGAGGCACAGCACATTGCTGTGGCAATACTGTATTTTGCCCTGCAATGTTACGGAGTGGAGGTGCCCGGCAATGTCGAAGCGGAGAATCAGTGGTGGCAG